Genomic segment of Aquarana catesbeiana isolate 2022-GZ linkage group LG02, ASM4218655v1, whole genome shotgun sequence:
ATCTCCAAAATTCTTCTGAGGAGGAAGAAAATGCGTCTGCCACAGGAAAAGAAATGGACTTTTCTGAGGATAATGAGGAAGATGCTCCAGCTCCATCAAAAGAAATAATGGATTTTTCAGAAGAAGACGACGAAGAGTCCACTATTATACCTAAGAATGCCATGGACTTCTCAGATGAAGAAGAAACTGCAAATGCAGCAAAAAATATCATGGAGTTTTCAGAAGGGGAGGAAACCACAAATGTATCAAAACATGTAATGGAATTTTCTGAAGAAGGAACATCAGGTTTGTCAAAAGACATTATGGAGTTTTCAGAAGAAGATGACACCCCAGCAATTTCAAAGGGTATTATGGAGTTTTCTGATGAGGATGAAGCTTATTCTCCTTCTAAAGATATGCCTAAATATTTGGAGGGCAATACAACTCCCACTCAGTTAAAAGACTCTGAGTATACAGATGATGCTCCTACTTCAGTAGTGAAAGGTTCATCCCCATTTTCAGAAGATGAACAAATTCCTGATGAGGGCACACCTAGTGAGCCGAAGGACTTTGCAGGCACCTCTGCAAATATAAATATTCCCGCACGCTTGCCTGGAGTTGCGCATTTTTCAGAGTACAAAGCTACACCGTGGTCTAAGGATAGACTTGAAACTATAAACACCACAGACATTTCTCTAACTGTTCATGAAACCATTGATGCATCAGATGATAAAGATGGTTTTGgtaaagatgaagaaatattgaaACATGTTAAACGTGTAAAGGGCAGGTTTCATTGCTTGCTATGTGATTGTCGGCCTTTGAAAAGGGGGCCCATTCTACACCATCTGATCACCAGACATAATATGCCAAGTCCATTTATATGCAAAACCTGCGGGAAAACATTTGTAATGGAGACACACTTGAAGAACCATCTTGCATCTCACACTAAAGGCTTGTATAAATGTCACAGATGTAATTTTCAGACTGACCATCCAAGGGGTTTCAAAAAACATCAAACACACTGTGACAATCGCCACAAAGAAGAGGCCATTAAACCGGTTGATGACGTTAAAGCGGTTGATGAGGTTAAAGCAGTTGACGCTATTGCACCGCTTGACGCTATTACACCGCTTGATGATATTACACCGCTTGACGCCATTACAGCGGCTGATGCCATTAAACCACTGGACTTCAATGACATTCACGAGGATGACAATGAGGAAGATTGACTGTAACCTATAACTAACAGGACTctcttgatgtaaaaaaaactgtgtaaGTTCAAATGGAAGCTGCCATTTTATGACTCCTAGGCTGCATGCTAATTTTGAGGTCCAAACTTTTACCTAAATAGTCTTACTTCTAGTGACAATACTGGCAGGGAGCAGCACAGGCCGAGTATGGATGCTTCATAGATATTTTGCTTGACCACAATTCATCTATTCTACACTAGAAACTATAGATCCCTGGAGAGCTATATAGTGAATTGTAGgttaattgttttttttagaaaatttcaAAATGGCAGTGATCTGATGCTAAGAAAAGTGTTTGG
This window contains:
- the CHAMP1 gene encoding chromosome alignment-maintaining phosphoprotein 1, whose amino-acid sequence is MEILENQLDCTRCSFHGSDFKSTQIHMGTIHPEFCEEIDTGGLGKLVFYQKSARLFHCHRCFFTSKLFANVYYHILSQHAVPDKWRKETKPIVEPKSEPASEVDSEKNDSESLESEDDKYVDEQDQSKTNEAVKSEENDTLTSWPEKAPTQDYPDNSDSDFKSNSIEKVSEMSAETKDKESFSEPDLLESESSNTSSSLKKTSSVRAKVGIEFSDDAASSLSKDIPEFSDDDDEPALPGGIPHFSEDEETAPQAKEAESSSEDDLIPDQSRGIEDISEDEMPPEEKPTDNMSEDEAAPVPSKDLQNSSEEEENASATGKEMDFSEDNEEDAPAPSKEIMDFSEEDDEESTIIPKNAMDFSDEEETANAAKNIMEFSEGEETTNVSKHVMEFSEEGTSGLSKDIMEFSEEDDTPAISKGIMEFSDEDEAYSPSKDMPKYLEGNTTPTQLKDSEYTDDAPTSVVKGSSPFSEDEQIPDEGTPSEPKDFAGTSANINIPARLPGVAHFSEYKATPWSKDRLETINTTDISLTVHETIDASDDKDGFGKDEEILKHVKRVKGRFHCLLCDCRPLKRGPILHHLITRHNMPSPFICKTCGKTFVMETHLKNHLASHTKGLYKCHRCNFQTDHPRGFKKHQTHCDNRHKEEAIKPVDDVKAVDEVKAVDAIAPLDAITPLDDITPLDAITAADAIKPLDFNDIHEDDNEED